From Caldicellulosiruptor hydrothermalis 108, a single genomic window includes:
- the rpsP gene encoding 30S ribosomal protein S16 has protein sequence MAVRIRLKRMGAKNNPFYRIVVADSRTPRDGKTIDEIGYYNPLKNPADIKVDVEKAKKWLSYGAQPTDTVKILLKKAGVIE, from the coding sequence GTGGCAGTAAGAATAAGACTCAAAAGAATGGGTGCAAAGAACAATCCTTTTTATAGAATTGTTGTTGCAGATTCACGCACACCGAGAGATGGAAAAACAATTGACGAAATTGGCTATTACAATCCTTTGAAGAATCCTGCTGACATCAAAGTTGATGTTGAAAAGGCAAAAAAATGGTTATCATACGGTGCTCAGCCAACAGATACAGTTAAAATTCTACTTAAAAAAGCTGGCGTAATTGAATAA
- the ffh gene encoding signal recognition particle protein — protein sequence MFSSLSEKLQDVFKRLRGKGKLTEKDIKDAMKEVKLALLEADVNYKVVKDFINTVTQKAVGEEVLESLTPAQQVIKIVYDEMVRLLGGSDTKLTFSPSGFSIYMMVGLQGSGKTTTAGKLAGLLKKQGKNPLLVACDIYRPAAIKQLEVVAQKVGVKCFADYNSKDAVKIAKEGIEFAKASRCDVAIVDTAGRLHINQELMDELVSIKNAIKPTEILLVLDAMTGQDAVNVATAFNEQLGIDGIIMTKLDGDTRGGAALSVKAITGKPIKFAGVGEKMEDLEAFHPDRMASRILGMGDILTLIEKAQEAIDQKKAEELEKKLRSMQFTLEDFLDQLKQIKKMGPLSQIISMIPGIKLKGDVDFDAGEKELKKIEAIINSMTKEERQDPSIINSSRKRRIAMGSGTTVQDVNRLLKQFEDMKRMMKQFSNPNFAKKGKFKFPFM from the coding sequence ATGTTTAGTAGTCTTTCTGAAAAGTTACAGGATGTTTTCAAAAGACTGAGAGGTAAGGGCAAGCTCACAGAAAAGGATATCAAAGACGCTATGAAAGAAGTGAAACTTGCCCTTTTAGAGGCTGATGTAAACTACAAAGTGGTAAAAGATTTTATCAACACTGTGACACAAAAGGCTGTGGGAGAAGAAGTTTTAGAGAGCCTCACGCCTGCTCAGCAGGTGATAAAAATTGTGTACGACGAGATGGTAAGGCTTTTGGGCGGAAGTGACACAAAACTTACATTTTCACCAAGCGGATTTTCCATCTATATGATGGTTGGTCTTCAAGGTTCTGGTAAGACCACCACAGCTGGAAAGCTTGCCGGGCTTTTAAAAAAGCAGGGCAAAAACCCTTTGCTTGTTGCCTGTGATATATACAGACCTGCTGCAATAAAGCAATTAGAAGTTGTAGCACAAAAAGTAGGGGTAAAATGTTTTGCAGACTACAACAGCAAAGATGCTGTTAAGATAGCAAAGGAAGGCATTGAGTTTGCAAAGGCAAGCAGGTGCGATGTTGCCATTGTTGACACTGCAGGAAGACTTCATATAAATCAAGAACTTATGGACGAGCTGGTTAGTATCAAAAATGCAATAAAGCCGACAGAAATTTTGCTGGTATTAGATGCCATGACAGGACAAGATGCTGTGAATGTTGCTACAGCTTTCAATGAGCAGCTTGGCATAGATGGAATTATTATGACAAAACTTGACGGTGATACGCGAGGAGGAGCTGCTCTTTCTGTCAAAGCTATAACTGGCAAACCAATAAAGTTTGCCGGTGTTGGTGAGAAGATGGAAGATTTAGAGGCTTTTCATCCCGACAGGATGGCATCAAGGATACTTGGAATGGGAGATATTTTGACTTTAATAGAGAAAGCTCAGGAAGCTATTGACCAGAAAAAGGCTGAGGAGCTTGAAAAAAAGCTCAGAAGCATGCAGTTTACTCTTGAAGACTTTTTAGACCAGCTAAAGCAAATAAAGAAGATGGGACCTTTATCTCAGATTATTTCCATGATACCCGGCATTAAATTAAAGGGTGATGTGGATTTTGATGCTGGCGAGAAGGAACTTAAAAAAATAGAAGCAATCATAAATTCCATGACAAAAGAAGAACGCCAAGATCCAAGCATTATTAATTCCAGCAGAAAAAGACGAATTGCGATGGGGTCAGGCACCACTGTTCAAGATGTAAACAGGCTTTTGAAACAGTTTGAAGACATGAAAAGGATGATGAAGCAATTTTCAAATCCTAACTTTGCTAAGAAAGGAAAATTTAAATTTCCTTTCATGTAA
- the ylxM gene encoding YlxM family DNA-binding protein yields MQQENKVYLSLLYDFYKDFLTERQKKIIELYVNEDLTLGEISKELGISRQGVFDAFRKAEIALKRYEAKLKLADKYYKNRSIIEEVLQKLRRIYERYKDEEIMSIINSIQEWQEDV; encoded by the coding sequence ATGCAGCAAGAAAATAAGGTATATTTGAGCCTTCTTTACGATTTTTATAAGGACTTTTTGACCGAAAGACAAAAAAAGATTATAGAGCTGTATGTAAATGAAGATTTAACCTTGGGAGAGATATCAAAAGAACTTGGCATATCACGGCAGGGTGTTTTTGATGCATTTAGAAAAGCAGAAATAGCCTTGAAAAGGTACGAGGCAAAGCTGAAACTGGCAGACAAGTACTATAAGAACAGGAGCATAATTGAAGAGGTCCTACAGAAACTAAGGAGAATATACGAGAGATATAAAGATGAAGAGATTATGAGTATAATAAATAGTATTCAGGAGTGGCAAGAAGATGTTTAG
- the gltX gene encoding glutamate--tRNA ligase, with protein sequence MVRVRFAPSPTGQLHIGGARTALFNYLFAKKHNGKFILRIEDTDLERSRKEWAEGIMKSLKWLGIEWDEGPDVGGEFGPYFQSQRKEIYLEYIQKLLEEGKAYYCFCTQEEIEREREIARQQKIPYKYSKKCRNISLEEAKKRIENGEKAVVRIKAPVEGTTVVHDIIRGDVEFSNDQLDDFIILKSDGNPTYNFVCVIDDYLMKISHVIRAEEHLSNTPKQLIIYEALNIQPPQFAHVPMILAPDRSKLSKRHGATSVEEFFENGYLKEAIVNYLLLLGWSPGEDRTIISLEEAIQKFELEKVSKNAAIYDINKLTWINGYYLKEIDLDDLYERMKYFYSKKGIDISSFDKEYVKSVLKLVREKVKTLVEVVSASTYFFDSNYEYEQKGVEKYFTADNLKCLQLLLDDLKNVQPFSAEEIEKLVRSKAEEFNTKAANLIHTIRMCISGRTVTPGLFEMMEVLGKDEVIRRIEKTLKIFA encoded by the coding sequence ATGGTAAGAGTCAGATTTGCACCAAGTCCGACCGGTCAGCTTCACATAGGCGGTGCAAGGACAGCACTTTTTAACTATCTATTTGCCAAAAAACACAATGGAAAATTTATCTTACGTATAGAAGACACTGATCTTGAGAGGTCAAGAAAAGAGTGGGCAGAAGGTATTATGAAAAGCTTAAAGTGGCTTGGAATTGAATGGGATGAAGGTCCTGATGTTGGCGGTGAATTTGGACCGTACTTTCAATCTCAGAGAAAGGAAATTTATCTTGAGTACATTCAAAAACTTTTAGAAGAAGGAAAGGCTTATTACTGTTTTTGTACACAGGAAGAGATAGAAAGAGAAAGAGAAATTGCAAGGCAGCAAAAGATACCGTACAAGTACAGCAAAAAGTGCAGGAACATCAGTTTAGAAGAAGCAAAAAAGAGAATCGAAAACGGTGAAAAGGCAGTTGTTAGAATAAAAGCACCGGTAGAAGGAACAACAGTTGTGCATGATATCATTCGTGGAGATGTTGAATTTTCAAATGACCAGTTAGATGACTTTATAATCTTAAAGTCTGATGGAAATCCAACATACAACTTTGTTTGTGTAATTGATGATTATCTTATGAAAATATCGCATGTTATAAGGGCTGAAGAGCATCTTTCGAACACCCCAAAACAGCTAATAATATATGAAGCCTTAAATATTCAGCCGCCGCAGTTTGCACATGTTCCCATGATTCTGGCACCTGACAGAAGCAAGCTGAGCAAAAGACACGGTGCAACTTCAGTTGAAGAGTTTTTCGAAAATGGATACTTAAAAGAAGCAATTGTCAATTACCTTTTGCTCCTTGGCTGGTCACCTGGCGAAGACAGAACCATTATCTCCCTTGAGGAAGCTATACAGAAGTTTGAACTTGAAAAGGTTTCAAAAAATGCAGCTATTTATGATATAAACAAGCTTACTTGGATAAACGGGTACTACCTTAAAGAAATAGATCTTGATGATTTGTATGAGAGAATGAAATATTTTTATTCCAAAAAAGGAATTGATATATCAAGCTTTGATAAAGAATATGTAAAATCTGTTTTAAAGCTTGTGCGCGAAAAAGTCAAAACACTTGTTGAAGTAGTTAGTGCAAGCACTTACTTTTTTGATTCCAATTATGAATATGAACAAAAGGGTGTGGAAAAATATTTTACGGCTGATAACCTAAAATGCCTTCAACTTCTTCTTGATGATTTAAAAAATGTACAACCTTTTTCAGCAGAAGAAATTGAAAAACTTGTGAGGTCAAAAGCTGAAGAATTTAATACAAAAGCTGCAAATCTTATTCATACAATAAGGATGTGCATAAGCGGAAGAACTGTAACACCTGGTCTTTTCGAGATGATGGAAGTACTTGGAAAAGATGAGGTTATCCGCAGGATAGAAAAAACTTTGAAGATATTTGCATAA
- the galE gene encoding UDP-glucose 4-epimerase GalE: MILVTGGAGYIGSHMVWLLLEKGYDVVVIDNLEKGHKKAVLGGKFYCGDLKDKEFLEKVFAENDISAVIHFAASSLVGESVQNPIKYYYNNVYGTLNLVDTMIKHNVKKLVFSSTAAVYGEPENIPILEEDKTQPTNPYGETKLAIEKMLKWMDIAYGLKFVSLRYFNVAGSHPDGIIGEDHNPETHLIPIVLQTALGIREKVIVYGNDYNTKDGTCIRDYIHVVDLCDAHLKAMEYLEKYDKSGIFNLGNGMGFSVMEVIEKASEVVGKKIPYEIGPRRAGDPSILVASSQKAQKLLGWQQKYNSLDIIISTAWKWHSKHPHGYEED; the protein is encoded by the coding sequence ATGATTTTGGTTACAGGTGGAGCAGGGTATATTGGAAGCCATATGGTTTGGCTTTTGCTTGAAAAGGGATATGATGTTGTCGTTATTGACAACCTTGAAAAAGGTCACAAGAAAGCCGTTTTGGGCGGAAAGTTTTATTGTGGTGACCTCAAAGACAAAGAATTTTTGGAAAAAGTATTTGCTGAAAATGACATCTCGGCAGTTATCCATTTTGCTGCGTCTTCTTTGGTGGGAGAGAGCGTTCAGAATCCTATAAAGTATTACTACAACAACGTTTATGGTACTCTCAACCTTGTTGACACAATGATAAAACACAATGTAAAAAAACTTGTGTTTTCTTCAACAGCTGCCGTCTATGGAGAACCAGAAAACATCCCTATACTTGAAGAGGACAAAACCCAGCCTACAAATCCTTATGGTGAGACAAAACTTGCAATTGAAAAGATGCTAAAATGGATGGATATTGCCTATGGGCTAAAATTTGTGTCACTGAGGTATTTCAACGTTGCGGGTAGCCACCCCGACGGGATTATTGGAGAAGACCACAATCCTGAGACACACCTTATTCCAATAGTGCTTCAAACAGCGCTTGGTATTCGTGAAAAGGTTATTGTATATGGCAATGATTACAATACAAAAGATGGCACTTGTATAAGGGACTACATCCATGTTGTTGACCTTTGCGATGCGCATCTAAAGGCTATGGAGTATTTGGAGAAGTACGATAAAAGTGGGATATTTAATCTGGGAAATGGGATGGGATTTTCTGTAATGGAAGTAATCGAAAAGGCAAGCGAAGTTGTTGGCAAGAAAATCCCATATGAAATTGGACCAAGACGAGCAGGCGATCCTTCAATCTTGGTTGCATCATCTCAGAAGGCTCAAAAGCTTCTTGGATGGCAGCAAAAGTACAACAGTCTCGATATTATAATCTCTACTGCTTGGAAGTGGCACTCAAAGCACCCTCATGGCTATGAAGAGGACTAA
- a CDS encoding galactokinase, which translates to MKIEELLKMFKDVYGENKEPIRCFFSSGRVNLIGEHTDYNGGYVFPAALNVGTTVLARKRNDKKICLYATDLKELVEADIDKIDEYKNIRWGNYQLGVVKELKEAGYEVGGLDMLFHDTVPHGAGLSSSAAIECATGIAVYSLFNNKPIDKVELSFICQRAENRFVGVNCGIMDQFASSLGKKDHAIFLNTRTMEYRYVPLKLGDYKIVISNTNKKRSLAESKYNERRSQCEKGLELLKKELNISCLGELDVETFEKYKDLIDDEIILKRVRHVVYENDRVLKSIDVLQKGELEGFGKLMIQSHISLRGDYEVTGLELDTLFDEALKIEGVIGTRMTGAGFGGCTVSIVHKDAIEEFVRKVGENYCAKTGLKADFYTFEIDDGAREIEI; encoded by the coding sequence ATGAAGATTGAAGAACTTTTGAAGATGTTCAAAGATGTGTATGGCGAAAATAAAGAGCCTATCAGATGTTTTTTCTCAAGTGGGAGAGTAAACCTAATCGGTGAGCACACAGACTACAACGGTGGGTATGTTTTCCCTGCGGCACTCAATGTTGGTACCACCGTTCTTGCTCGAAAAAGAAACGACAAAAAAATTTGCTTGTATGCAACAGACCTAAAAGAGCTTGTTGAAGCAGACATCGATAAGATTGATGAGTATAAAAATATCAGGTGGGGGAACTATCAACTTGGTGTGGTAAAAGAGCTGAAAGAGGCAGGATATGAAGTTGGAGGTCTTGACATGCTCTTTCACGACACTGTACCGCACGGAGCAGGGCTTTCATCATCTGCTGCAATTGAGTGTGCAACTGGAATTGCAGTTTACTCCCTATTCAATAACAAGCCAATTGACAAGGTTGAACTTAGCTTTATATGTCAGAGGGCTGAGAACAGGTTTGTTGGGGTAAACTGTGGTATTATGGATCAGTTTGCTTCAAGTCTTGGGAAAAAAGACCATGCCATTTTTCTCAACACACGCACTATGGAGTACAGGTATGTACCTTTAAAACTTGGTGATTACAAGATTGTCATCAGCAACACTAACAAGAAAAGAAGTCTTGCAGAATCAAAATACAATGAAAGAAGGTCTCAGTGCGAAAAAGGGCTTGAACTTTTGAAAAAGGAACTTAACATTTCGTGCCTTGGCGAGCTTGACGTTGAGACGTTTGAAAAGTACAAAGATTTAATTGATGACGAAATAATCCTAAAAAGAGTGAGACATGTTGTGTACGAAAACGACAGAGTTTTAAAATCCATTGATGTTTTGCAGAAGGGAGAGCTTGAAGGTTTTGGCAAGCTTATGATACAATCTCATATATCGCTAAGAGGCGACTATGAGGTAACAGGACTTGAGCTTGATACACTTTTTGATGAAGCTCTAAAAATAGAAGGTGTAATTGGTACACGAATGACAGGTGCTGGTTTTGGTGGTTGCACAGTTTCAATTGTTCATAAGGATGCTATAGAAGAGTTTGTAAGAAAAGTAGGGGAAAACTATTGTGCAAAGACAGGTCTCAAAGCAGATTTTTACACATTTGAGATTGACGATGGCGCAAGGGAGATAGAAATTTAA
- the galT gene encoding galactose-1-phosphate uridylyltransferase: MAELRWNPLLRDWVMIASHRQERPQMPKDWCPFCPGSGKVPESYDVLEYDNDFPALMQNPPQPDDVATSFYKVAPAYGKCEVILYSPNHTITLPELEVSHIRKLVDLWVERFETLKKDKNIKFIFIFENRGEVVGVTMPHPHGQIYGYSWIPLKILRELESAKMHYEQHGECLICRIDREEMEFKKRIIIENDHFVTYLPFFTEYPYGVFISPKRHVGTIADLTEEEKDSFAKILKETTGTLDSLFDYQFPYMMCMHQLPVNVDEDYSRFYHFHVEFYPPMRSKDKQKFNASSETGAWAPCNTTSPEEKAEELRQAYKRFMQKMQGGSSK; encoded by the coding sequence ATGGCAGAACTCAGATGGAATCCTCTTTTGCGTGACTGGGTAATGATTGCATCGCACAGACAGGAAAGACCTCAGATGCCCAAAGACTGGTGCCCGTTTTGTCCTGGCTCTGGCAAAGTTCCAGAAAGTTATGATGTTTTGGAGTATGATAACGATTTTCCAGCTTTAATGCAAAATCCACCACAACCAGATGATGTTGCTACGTCTTTTTATAAGGTTGCACCCGCATATGGAAAATGTGAGGTGATTTTATACTCTCCAAATCACACGATAACACTGCCCGAGCTTGAGGTCTCTCATATAAGAAAGCTTGTGGACCTGTGGGTTGAGAGATTTGAAACTCTAAAGAAAGATAAAAACATAAAGTTTATATTCATCTTTGAAAACAGAGGCGAGGTAGTGGGTGTCACAATGCCGCATCCACATGGTCAGATATATGGATATTCATGGATACCACTAAAAATCTTACGTGAACTTGAAAGTGCTAAGATGCACTATGAGCAGCATGGTGAGTGTTTAATCTGCAGGATTGACAGAGAAGAGATGGAGTTTAAAAAGAGAATAATCATAGAAAATGACCATTTTGTAACATACCTGCCTTTCTTTACTGAATATCCTTATGGTGTGTTTATATCTCCAAAACGACATGTGGGGACGATTGCTGACCTTACAGAAGAAGAAAAAGACAGCTTTGCAAAGATATTAAAAGAAACAACAGGAACTTTGGACAGTCTTTTTGACTATCAGTTCCCGTACATGATGTGTATGCATCAGCTTCCTGTCAATGTCGATGAGGATTATTCTAGATTTTATCATTTTCATGTAGAGTTTTACCCGCCTATGCGGTCAAAAGATAAGCAAAAGTTCAATGCGTCGAGTGAAACAGGGGCATGGGCACCGTGTAACACCACCTCACCCGAGGAAAAGGCAGAAGAGCTGAGACAGGCTTATAAAAGATTTATGCAAAAGATGCAAGGAGGAAGCAGTAAATGA
- a CDS encoding PocR ligand-binding domain-containing protein produces the protein MDFKEIIKYDDLISVLDNFSYITGISANFLTADNKWVENKKKGTCEFCTIMKNYYKNGEACRESDLNGAQTAQKKKGIHVYRCHMGLIEAVIPLFFNTSYIGSLFIGQILLEPPSEKMWEQIAKKLDGQPVDIQRARESFFKLTFIDQEKLKSVLDMMHIVAKYIIDSEMIRISSLSSIERIIEYIKNHYMEEITLDDLAKMVYLSPTYLSYLFKKQLGVTFKEYLINIRLKKSKELIETTDLPIGEISKMVGIEDQNYFSRLFKRKYGVSPMNYKKDKYIYDTSKKNANT, from the coding sequence ATGGATTTTAAAGAGATTATCAAGTATGACGATTTGATTTCGGTTTTAGACAACTTTTCTTACATCACAGGAATCTCAGCAAACTTTTTGACAGCTGACAACAAATGGGTTGAGAATAAAAAGAAAGGCACGTGCGAGTTCTGCACCATCATGAAAAACTATTACAAAAATGGTGAAGCGTGCAGGGAATCTGATTTGAACGGTGCACAGACTGCTCAAAAGAAAAAGGGTATACATGTTTACAGATGTCACATGGGGCTTATTGAGGCTGTTATTCCCCTGTTTTTCAACACAAGCTATATAGGTTCACTTTTTATTGGTCAGATTCTTTTAGAGCCGCCATCAGAAAAGATGTGGGAACAAATTGCAAAAAAATTAGACGGTCAGCCAGTTGATATACAAAGAGCAAGAGAGAGCTTTTTCAAGCTTACCTTCATTGACCAGGAAAAACTAAAAAGTGTACTTGATATGATGCACATAGTGGCAAAATACATTATAGACTCAGAGATGATAAGAATTTCTTCTCTTTCGTCAATTGAAAGGATAATTGAATATATCAAAAATCATTATATGGAAGAGATAACACTTGACGATTTGGCTAAAATGGTGTACTTGTCACCAACTTACTTGAGTTATCTTTTTAAAAAGCAGCTTGGTGTGACATTCAAGGAATACCTCATTAATATAAGGCTCAAAAAATCAAAAGAGCTCATAGAAACAACAGACCTTCCGATTGGAGAAATCTCAAAGATGGTAGGAATAGAAGACCAGAACTATTTTAGCAGATTGTTTAAAAGAAAGTATGGAGTGTCTCCAATGAATTACAAGAAAGATAAATATATTTACGATACATCTAAAAAAAATGCTAATACATAG
- a CDS encoding DUF523 domain-containing protein → MRYALISSCLIGLNTKYDGTNNLREEVVERLKNEYILIPICPEQLGGLPTPRNPCEIKDGRVIDITGRDFTDNFYKGAYEALKLARFFGAQIAFLKSKSPSCGCGKIYDGSFSGKLAEGSGITADIFMQNGIKVVCID, encoded by the coding sequence ATGAGGTATGCACTTATTAGCAGCTGCCTTATAGGTCTTAACACAAAATATGATGGGACAAACAATTTGAGAGAAGAAGTTGTTGAAAGATTGAAAAATGAGTACATTCTTATTCCCATTTGTCCTGAACAGCTTGGTGGACTTCCAACACCACGAAATCCCTGTGAGATAAAAGATGGCAGGGTTATAGATATAACAGGTAGGGATTTTACCGATAATTTTTATAAAGGTGCGTATGAAGCTTTAAAGCTTGCAAGGTTTTTCGGTGCACAAATTGCATTTTTAAAGTCTAAAAGTCCTTCTTGTGGCTGTGGCAAAATCTATGATGGAAGCTTTTCAGGAAAACTGGCTGAAGGAAGTGGCATCACAGCAGATATTTTCATGCAAAATGGTATCAAAGTGGTCTGTATTGATTAA
- the yihA gene encoding ribosome biogenesis GTP-binding protein YihA/YsxC, with translation MKINLSNARLEKVAVKKEDYPPIKMPEMCICGRSNVGKSSFINAVFKDKLAKVGSTPGKTRTINFFNIDNKFRVVDLPGYGYAEVSKEEKRRWRTMIEEYLLERQELKLSVLLLDSRHLPTEDDKIMLGFFDKKEIPIMIVLTKCDKLSNNELAKNTELISKELGIEKELFYQFSAKSGMGVKQVQYAIIKFMEEAILQEKGKK, from the coding sequence TTGAAAATCAATCTTTCCAATGCAAGGCTTGAAAAGGTTGCTGTGAAAAAAGAAGACTATCCGCCGATTAAAATGCCAGAGATGTGCATATGCGGAAGGTCAAACGTGGGGAAATCTTCTTTTATAAATGCCGTGTTCAAAGACAAGCTTGCAAAGGTTGGGTCAACCCCGGGTAAAACCCGAACAATCAATTTTTTCAATATAGACAACAAGTTCAGGGTTGTGGATCTTCCAGGTTATGGTTATGCTGAGGTTTCAAAAGAGGAAAAACGAAGATGGAGAACAATGATTGAGGAGTACCTGCTTGAAAGGCAGGAGCTAAAACTTTCTGTTTTGCTTTTAGATTCAAGACATCTTCCCACAGAAGATGATAAAATTATGCTTGGCTTTTTTGACAAAAAAGAAATTCCCATTATGATTGTACTAACAAAGTGTGATAAACTTTCGAATAATGAACTTGCAAAAAATACAGAGCTTATTTCAAAAGAACTGGGGATTGAAAAGGAACTGTTTTACCAATTTTCTGCCAAGTCTGGCATGGGAGTAAAGCAGGTCCAGTATGCCATAATTAAGTTTATGGAAGAGGCAATATTGCAGGAGAAGGGTAAAAAATGA